In Rothia mucilaginosa, one genomic interval encodes:
- a CDS encoding shikimate dehydrogenase, with protein sequence MSLRTESFLVGLIGDGITSSLTPPMHEAEADAHGVRYLYRPVDLDALNLDGASAPALLDAAALLGFNAFNITHPCKQSVMEHLHELSDAARALGAVNCVVIGEDGSFYGDNTDYSGFIAGLKRGLPQVAENPARLEHVVQLGAGGAGSATAYALCRLGVRRLSLFERDAAKAQELAEQLGGLFPQTRVEVLSDDEHLIEALLQAQGLVNATPVGMHVHPGMPLSESALSAGVLREGLWVADVIYLPQQTQLVRAARTAGCEVLTGGYMAVGQAVDAFRLFTGLEPNAERMAAHFETLIAAQQGA encoded by the coding sequence ATGAGTTTGCGTACTGAATCTTTCCTAGTGGGCCTCATTGGTGACGGCATCACCTCCTCCCTGACCCCTCCCATGCACGAGGCAGAGGCGGACGCGCACGGGGTGCGCTACCTGTACCGCCCCGTCGACCTGGACGCCCTGAACCTGGATGGCGCCTCCGCCCCGGCGCTTCTGGATGCGGCGGCACTGCTCGGCTTCAACGCTTTCAACATCACGCACCCGTGCAAGCAGTCGGTCATGGAGCACCTGCACGAGCTTTCGGATGCGGCACGCGCCCTGGGCGCGGTCAATTGCGTAGTGATCGGCGAGGACGGCAGCTTCTACGGCGACAACACGGACTACTCCGGGTTCATTGCGGGATTGAAGCGCGGCCTGCCGCAGGTGGCGGAGAACCCGGCGCGCCTGGAGCACGTGGTGCAGCTGGGTGCTGGCGGTGCCGGTAGCGCCACGGCGTACGCCCTGTGCCGCCTGGGGGTGCGCCGTCTGAGTCTCTTTGAGCGTGACGCGGCGAAAGCGCAGGAGCTTGCGGAGCAGCTGGGCGGGCTCTTCCCGCAGACCCGGGTCGAGGTGCTGAGCGACGACGAGCACTTGATTGAAGCTCTACTACAAGCTCAGGGTTTGGTGAACGCAACCCCGGTGGGCATGCACGTGCATCCGGGTATGCCGTTGAGCGAGTCGGCGCTGAGTGCCGGGGTGTTGCGTGAAGGCCTGTGGGTTGCGGATGTCATCTATCTGCCGCAACAGACGCAGCTGGTGCGCGCGGCGCGTACCGCCGGATGCGAGGTGCTAACGGGTGGCTACATGGCGGTGGGTCAGGCGGTGGATGCGTTCCGCCTCTTCACCGGGCTGGAACCGAACGCTGAGCGTATGGCGGCGCATTTTGAGACGCTGATTGCGGCTCAGCAGGGGGCTTAG